The Mumia flava sequence TGCGGCTGCCCATGCCCCCGACGTACAGCGCCGTGTAGGCGCGGACCATGTTCGCGCACTGCTCGAGGTCGTCACCGACCACCACGGGCACCGTGGGGACCACGTCGAAACCGTCCATGCTCTTGCCGGCCTTCTCCCGCCCCGCCCGGATCGGGTCGGTCGAGACCGCTGCCTGCTCGGGGTTGAAGAAGATCGCGAGCCAGCCGTCGGCGACCTCGCCGGCGAGCTCGAGGTTCTTCGGGCCCACAGCCGCGAGGTAGATCGGGATGTCGGGACGGTACGGGTGCAGCATGATCTTCAGGGGCTTGCCCGGTCCGTCGGGCAGCGGAAGGGTGAAGTGGTCGCCGGAGAAGTTCAGCGGCTCCTCGCGGGCCAGGATCGTGCGGACGATCTCGACGTACTCACGGGTGCGCGCCAGCGGCTTGTCGAACTTCACGCCGTGCCAGCCCTCGGACACCTGCGGCCCCGACACGCCCAGCCCGAGGCGGACCCGGCCCTCGGACAGCCGGTCCAGCGTCGCGGCCGTCATCGCCGTCATCGCGGGCGTGCGGCCCGGGATCTGCAGGATCGCGGTGCCCAGGTCCAGCTTCGTCGTCCGGGCACCGATCCACGACAGCAGCGTCGGCACGTCCGATCCGTACGCCTCCGCCGCCCACGCCGAGGAGAACCCGATCGACTCCGCGTACACCGCGGTCTCGACCCGCTCCGCGACGTCCGGTCCCGCGACGTACCCGACATTGACTCCCAGCCGCATGGCTCGCTCCTCGTCCGATCGGTCGGCGTGCTCGCCGCGCTCGTGCGCAGGCGTGCGGGTGAGCCTAGCGCCCCTCGGTGGCGCGACTCGACTAGCCTTCTGGATCAACGACGCGGCACGAGGAGCAGGATGCGAGAACGGTTCGTGGGGCGCAGCGGGCTGGCGGTCTCCGCCCTGGGCCTCGGCACGGCCTCGTGGGGCCGGGACGTCGACGAGCACGAGGCCCGCGACCTGCTCACGACCTTCCTCGACGCCGGGGGGACCCTGCTCGACACCGGCGCGTCGTACGGAGCCGGGACGGCGGAGTCCGTTCTCGGTGCCGTCCTCGCTGATATCCCCCGCGATGACGTGATCCTGGTCACGAAGGCCGGCGCGCCGACCCGCACGGGGCGGCCCGGGACCTCGCGCGGGGCCCTGCTCGGCACGCTGGACGCGTCGCTCGGGCGCCTCGGGGTCGACACCGTCGACCTGTGGCTCGTGCAGCGCTGGGACCCGCAGGTCCCGTCCGAGGAGACGCTCGCGGCGATGGAGCACGCCGTCACGACCGGTCGGACCCGCTACGTCGGTGTCGCGAACCACAACGGCTGGCAGACCGCCTACGTCCACACCCGGCAGGCGATGCGGGAGACCGGGGCGCCGATCGTGGCCGACCAGGTCGAGTACTCGCTGGTCAACCGCACCGCCGAGGCCGAGGTCCTTCCAGCGGCCGATGCGCTCGGGTTCGGGGTGATCGCCTGGTCGGCGCTCGGCCGCGGCGTGCTCACCGGCAAGTACCGCCACGGCGTCGTG is a genomic window containing:
- a CDS encoding LLM class F420-dependent oxidoreductase translates to MRLGVNVGYVAGPDVAERVETAVYAESIGFSSAWAAEAYGSDVPTLLSWIGARTTKLDLGTAILQIPGRTPAMTAMTAATLDRLSEGRVRLGLGVSGPQVSEGWHGVKFDKPLARTREYVEIVRTILAREEPLNFSGDHFTLPLPDGPGKPLKIMLHPYRPDIPIYLAAVGPKNLELAGEVADGWLAIFFNPEQAAVSTDPIRAGREKAGKSMDGFDVVPTVPVVVGDDLEQCANMVRAYTALYVGGMGSRKQNFYNNLAVRMGFEDAAKEIQDLYLDKKQAEAAAAVPFELVDQTALIGPKERIAERLHAYADAGVTTLAVSTFGTTHAERADVLSTVADALDASGLGD
- a CDS encoding aldo/keto reductase; amino-acid sequence: MRERFVGRSGLAVSALGLGTASWGRDVDEHEARDLLTTFLDAGGTLLDTGASYGAGTAESVLGAVLADIPRDDVILVTKAGAPTRTGRPGTSRGALLGTLDASLGRLGVDTVDLWLVQRWDPQVPSEETLAAMEHAVTTGRTRYVGVANHNGWQTAYVHTRQAMRETGAPIVADQVEYSLVNRTAEAEVLPAADALGFGVIAWSALGRGVLTGKYRHGVVPSDSRAASDHLAGFVEPYLQGSAPSVVEGVCRAADGLGLSPAEVALAWIRDRPAVASALVGPRTAAQLKGLLTVEDVVLPDEIVSALDDVSAEAG